TTGATATTAGCCATGATACCTAATAAGAATAGTTTTTTAATAATTTCTGATGAATCCACACCTAATTTGTCAGCCAATTCTCCTACAGTGATGCCTTCTGTATACGTAATTTTAGACGGCATTGCTTTAGGTTCTGGAGCAGGTGTTGCTTGTTTTTGTTTTTGATTACGGTTTTGCTTATTATTTTTGTTATGACGCTTGTTGTTTTTTGTTTGTTTAGCATTACCGTTATTTTTAGTGGAATTATGTTGCTTGTTTTGATTTTGTTTCGGTTGTTCTTTCTTTTGACCACTTTGTGTGGATTGATTTTTTTTAGATGATGACTGTTCTTTAGATGTGTTGTCTTTTTTGAATGCTTTGTCTAATGTTTTCACATGATCATCTTCTAATGTTTGCATGTGGTTAGATACTTCTACGCCAGACTTTTTTAATTCGTCAATAACATCTTTACTCTTTATATTTAATGATTTGGCATATTCATAGATTCTTTGTTTACTCATTGAACCACTCCTTACTTTATTCATCGATCATAGAAATTAATTTCTTTGCGAAACCTTGATCGGTGATGCCGATATTAACCCGTGCTTCTTTCCCAACCGCTTCACCCAGCTCATAGCGGTTACTAATCAAGCGATACGGAATGTGATAACTTTTACATTTATTCGTCAGTGTTTTTATTGTATTTTCTGATGCGTCACTTGCGATAAGCACTAGGTAAAGTCGTTGTTTCTTAATTTCCGTTAGAATGACACTTTCGCCACTTTTTACTTTACCCGCGCGCATTGCAAGTCCTAAAAAATTTAGTAATGGTTGTTTCATTTTGTTGGAATCTCTTCCCTATAAATTAAGCGGATAATTTCTTTATATACTGGCGCTAATTCATCTTGAGATGCTTTAAAAAACTGTTCTAGTTTTTGTGAAGCTTGTGCTTTTTCAATAAGGGTAACATCTTTTGATACATAGGCACCACGTCCTTGTTTTTTTCCCGTGGCATCTGCAGAAATTTCGCCTTCTTTATTTTGAACCACACGTATCATATCTTTTTTAGGTTTCATTTCATTCGATAAAATACATTTACGCATAGGAATTTTACGTTTTTTCAAGAAAAATACCTCCTATTCGTTTTCGTGCTGACTTTCTGATGATTTATCAAGTACTTCATCAATTTTAATTACTTCTTCATCATCTAAATTGTCTTGAACAGAACTTTCCACTTCTTCATTGGATTTAGACGTGTATTTATCTTCAAGTTGCAAATCTTTTGCGTCTGATTCAGATTTAATGTCAATTTTCCAACCCGTTAATTTAGCTGCTAAACGTGCATTTTGACCACGCTTACCGATAGCTAAAGAAAGTTGATAATCTGGAACAATTACAGTCGTGGATTGATTTTCTTCATCAACGATAACATCTACAACTTGTGATGGACTTAAGGCGTTGCTTACAAACACTTTAGGATCATCGCTCCATTGAACGATATCAATTTTTTCTCCACCTAATTCTTCAACTACCGCTTCAACACGTGCACCTTTGGCACCAA
The sequence above is a segment of the Staphylococcus hyicus genome. Coding sequences within it:
- a CDS encoding YlxQ family RNA-binding protein, which codes for MKQPLLNFLGLAMRAGKVKSGESVILTEIKKQRLYLVLIASDASENTIKTLTNKCKSYHIPYRLISNRYELGEAVGKEARVNIGITDQGFAKKLISMIDE
- the rnpM gene encoding RNase P modulator RnpM; translated protein: MKKRKIPMRKCILSNEMKPKKDMIRVVQNKEGEISADATGKKQGRGAYVSKDVTLIEKAQASQKLEQFFKASQDELAPVYKEIIRLIYREEIPTK